One Alphaproteobacteria bacterium LSUCC0396 genomic region harbors:
- a CDS encoding alpha/beta fold hydrolase — protein sequence MRIEHDGVGIHLRVAGNGPPLLLLHGYPQTGYMWHKIAPQLAQQFSVVIPDLRGYGDSDKPQTDATHSPYSKRAMAADMIAVMRALGHKNFAVAGHDRGGRVAHRLARDYPDAVSSLAVLDIVPTAAMYEATDKVFATAYYHWFFLIQPAPFPENLIGHDPAFFLQHKTGHWGRTEGAITDAAFAEYLRCFSNPATIHASCEDYRAAGSIDLEHDAADRGKKLAMPVLALWGDIGFVGGYYDVISEWQKVADHVEGQAISGGHFLAEESPAETLAALTSFFTSNRAAS from the coding sequence ATGCGGATCGAGCATGATGGTGTTGGCATCCATCTGCGCGTTGCCGGGAACGGCCCGCCATTATTGCTGCTGCATGGCTATCCGCAAACCGGCTATATGTGGCACAAGATTGCACCGCAACTAGCCCAGCAATTCAGCGTTGTTATTCCTGATCTGCGCGGCTATGGCGACAGTGACAAACCGCAAACCGACGCAACGCATAGCCCCTATTCAAAGCGTGCCATGGCAGCGGATATGATCGCCGTCATGCGGGCCTTGGGCCATAAAAATTTTGCTGTTGCTGGGCATGATCGCGGCGGCCGCGTCGCGCACCGGCTTGCCCGTGATTACCCAGACGCAGTGAGCAGTCTTGCGGTGCTGGATATCGTGCCAACCGCGGCGATGTATGAGGCGACTGACAAGGTCTTTGCCACGGCCTATTACCATTGGTTTTTCCTGATCCAGCCTGCGCCCTTTCCAGAGAATTTAATTGGCCATGATCCAGCGTTTTTCCTGCAGCATAAGACCGGCCATTGGGGGCGTACCGAAGGCGCGATCACCGATGCGGCATTTGCCGAATATCTTCGCTGTTTTTCAAATCCAGCGACCATCCATGCCAGCTGCGAAGACTACCGGGCTGCAGGCAGCATTGATCTTGAGCATGATGCCGCCGATAGGGGCAAAAAACTGGCAATGCCGGTGCTGGCGCTATGGGGCGATATCGGGTTTGTTGGCGGCTATTATGATGTGATCAGCGAATGGCAGAAAGTGGCTGATCATGTCGAGGGCCAAGCCATTAGTGGCGGGCATTTTCTGGCCGAGGAATCGCCAGCTGAAACCCTCGCCGCTCTGACCAGTTTCTTTACCAGTAACAGGGCCGCATCGTGA
- a CDS encoding class I SAM-dependent methyltransferase — translation MDIAPLLPPSSWIMQQASNWPAGARLIDIASGQGRHSTALAAAYPDRFDILAVDRDQAALAALKARCSDITTCHFDLETDASWPFSGKSFDVVLVTNYLYRPRLDDVFRLVGAGGYIAYETFGNGNAAFGRPSNPDYLLEEGELLARLSDNFIKIDYFHGQIDQPKPAIIQRLSARRAA, via the coding sequence ATGGATATAGCCCCCTTATTGCCGCCTTCAAGCTGGATTATGCAGCAGGCAAGCAACTGGCCAGCGGGCGCCCGGCTGATTGATATTGCGTCAGGTCAGGGCCGTCATAGCACGGCTTTGGCGGCGGCCTATCCGGATCGCTTTGACATTCTAGCGGTTGATCGTGATCAGGCTGCCCTCGCTGCATTAAAAGCCAGATGCAGCGACATAACTACCTGTCATTTTGATCTGGAAACTGACGCAAGCTGGCCGTTTTCCGGCAAGAGTTTCGATGTTGTTCTGGTCACAAATTATCTGTACCGGCCGCGGCTTGATGATGTTTTTAGGCTCGTCGGCGCTGGCGGTTACATCGCCTATGAGACCTTTGGCAATGGCAATGCGGCGTTTGGCAGGCCAAGCAACCCTGACTATTTACTAGAGGAGGGCGAGCTTTTAGCCCGCCTTTCCGATAATTTTATCAAAATTGATTATTTCCATGGACAGATTGACCAGCCAAAACCCGCAATTATCCAGCGACTTTCGGCCAGACGCGCCGCCTAG
- a CDS encoding aldehyde dehydrogenase, whose amino-acid sequence METYQHYINGALCDPASGEWFDSENPYTSEVWAKIARGNADDVNAAVTAAKAAFDGVWGETGPTARGKLLVKLAEIIEREASRLGEIEVRDNGKLIAEMGAQTKYLAEWYRYFGGLADKIEGAVIPSDKPGIFNFTRYEPLGVIGMITAWNSPLLLLAWKLAPALAAGNTAVIKPSEYTSASTLEFMALVEEAGFPAGVVNAVTGFGLEVGAPLVDHPHIDKIAFTGSDLSGQKIYEAAAKKIMPVTLELGGKSPNIVFEDADFEAAVMGAISGIFAATGQTCIAGSRLLVQRSIHDKFVKRLVEVAGAAKIGDPMSTETHVGPVTTMPQYEKIMDYINIAKAEGANCVLGGDAYQGPGAKGRQFVQPTIFTGVNNQMRIAQEEVFGPVLSIIPFDTEDEAIAIGNDIVYGLAAGVWTSDIGRALRMSERLKAGTVWVNTYRAVSFTSPFGGYKRSGQGRESGKESIKEFLQIKSVWIAQQTTAANPFIMR is encoded by the coding sequence ATGGAAACCTATCAGCATTATATTAATGGGGCGTTGTGCGATCCGGCATCGGGCGAATGGTTTGACAGTGAAAATCCATATACCAGCGAGGTTTGGGCCAAAATTGCCCGCGGTAATGCCGATGATGTGAACGCCGCCGTTACCGCTGCTAAAGCCGCATTTGACGGTGTTTGGGGAGAAACCGGGCCGACTGCGCGCGGCAAGCTGTTGGTTAAGCTGGCAGAAATCATCGAACGCGAGGCATCTCGTCTTGGCGAGATTGAGGTTCGGGATAATGGCAAGCTGATTGCGGAAATGGGCGCGCAAACCAAATATCTGGCCGAATGGTACCGTTATTTTGGCGGCCTTGCCGACAAGATCGAAGGTGCAGTGATTCCGTCTGACAAGCCGGGTATTTTCAATTTCACCCGTTATGAGCCGCTTGGCGTTATTGGCATGATTACCGCGTGGAATTCACCATTGCTATTGCTGGCTTGGAAATTAGCGCCGGCTTTGGCGGCGGGTAATACCGCGGTGATCAAGCCATCGGAATATACCTCGGCATCGACATTGGAATTCATGGCACTAGTCGAAGAGGCGGGTTTTCCTGCTGGTGTGGTGAATGCGGTGACCGGTTTTGGCCTTGAGGTTGGCGCCCCACTTGTTGATCACCCCCATATTGACAAAATTGCCTTTACCGGATCAGACCTGTCCGGTCAGAAAATCTATGAGGCAGCAGCCAAGAAAATCATGCCTGTGACACTGGAACTTGGCGGAAAATCACCAAATATTGTGTTTGAAGATGCTGATTTTGAAGCCGCCGTTATGGGGGCAATCTCGGGCATTTTTGCGGCCACTGGGCAGACCTGTATCGCGGGATCACGGTTGCTTGTTCAGCGGTCAATTCATGACAAATTCGTGAAGCGGCTGGTTGAGGTCGCCGGCGCGGCAAAAATTGGCGATCCAATGTCGACCGAGACCCATGTGGGGCCGGTGACAACTATGCCGCAATATGAAAAAATCATGGATTACATTAATATTGCCAAAGCCGAAGGCGCAAATTGTGTGCTTGGCGGTGATGCTTATCAGGGGCCGGGGGCAAAGGGTCGGCAATTTGTCCAGCCAACGATCTTTACCGGTGTTAATAATCAGATGCGGATCGCCCAAGAAGAGGTGTTTGGGCCGGTTCTATCCATCATCCCGTTTGATACGGAAGACGAGGCAATTGCCATCGGTAATGATATTGTTTACGGGCTGGCGGCTGGGGTATGGACAAGCGATATTGGCCGTGCCTTGCGAATGTCGGAAAGGCTGAAGGCGGGAACCGTCTGGGTGAACACTTACCGCGCGGTTAGCTTTACCTCGCCATTTGGCGGTTACAAGCGAAGTGGCCAAGGGCGTGAGAGTGGCAAAGAGTCGATCAAGGAATTTTTGCAGATCAAGTCTGTCTGGATTGCCCAGCAAACAACCGCGGCCAACCCGTTCATCATGCGCTAG
- a CDS encoding phosphonopyruvate decarboxylase: MASSTPHVWEDDIYNAFKKAGVSQVPYVPDAGHAHLIRRIHADPDMHPIVLTTEEEGVASSCGAWLGGKKSVLLMQSSGVGNCVNMLSLVTNCNFPFLTIVSMRGEFGEFNSWQVPMARATQTSFEMMGAEVMRCNSPDEVGPTVDAALYATFASEQKIAILLSQRLIGRKEW; the protein is encoded by the coding sequence ATGGCTAGTTCTACCCCCCATGTCTGGGAAGATGATATCTATAACGCTTTTAAAAAGGCCGGGGTCAGCCAAGTCCCTTATGTGCCAGATGCCGGTCACGCGCATCTGATCCGGCGCATCCATGCTGATCCTGATATGCACCCTATTGTTTTAACCACCGAAGAAGAAGGCGTTGCGTCATCATGCGGCGCATGGCTTGGCGGCAAAAAATCGGTGCTGTTGATGCAGTCAAGCGGCGTTGGCAATTGTGTAAACATGCTAAGCCTTGTCACAAATTGTAATTTTCCGTTTTTGACGATCGTTAGTATGCGCGGCGAATTTGGCGAATTTAATTCATGGCAGGTACCAATGGCGCGGGCCACCCAGACCAGCTTTGAAATGATGGGGGCCGAGGTGATGCGCTGTAACAGCCCAGACGAGGTTGGGCCGACTGTGGATGCCGCCTTATACGCAACCTTTGCCAGTGAACAGAAAATCGCAATTCTATTGTCGCAGCGCCTTATCGGCCGCAAGGAGTGGTAG
- a CDS encoding thiamine pyrophosphate-dependent enzyme has translation MSQQITIERRKAVEHLLQNRDDMLVVCGLGSSTYDVYAAGDHHANFYLWGAMGGAVMIGLGLAIAEPDRHIMVVTGDGEALMGVGALATVAAQKPNNLSIAVLDNGHFGETGMQKSHTSLGVDLAEIAAGCGFVGCQTIYDYAGIDAFIHKPNDPSGPRLAVVKITTENPPRALPNVDGVYIKTRLRQWLGHQPC, from the coding sequence ATGTCACAACAGATAACAATCGAACGCCGCAAAGCGGTTGAGCATTTACTGCAGAACCGCGATGATATGCTGGTCGTGTGTGGCCTTGGCTCATCGACTTATGATGTATATGCAGCAGGCGACCATCATGCCAATTTCTATCTATGGGGCGCGATGGGCGGCGCGGTGATGATTGGCCTTGGGCTGGCTATTGCCGAACCTGATCGCCATATCATGGTCGTTACCGGCGATGGCGAGGCGCTGATGGGCGTTGGTGCGCTTGCCACAGTTGCGGCGCAAAAACCAAACAATCTCAGCATTGCCGTTCTGGATAATGGACATTTTGGCGAAACCGGCATGCAGAAAAGCCATACTTCACTTGGTGTTGACCTTGCCGAAATTGCGGCTGGCTGCGGCTTTGTCGGATGCCAGACCATTTATGACTATGCTGGCATTGACGCATTTATCCACAAACCAAATGACCCGTCAGGCCCGCGTCTGGCAGTGGTTAAGATAACCACTGAAAACCCGCCACGCGCATTGCCAAATGTCGATGGAGTCTATATCAAGACGCGGCTGCGGCAATGGCTTGGTCACCAGCCCTGCTAG
- a CDS encoding inorganic phosphate transporter, whose product MKKNQLKQSNRYINDLRRMDYQQGQVKSARSGLLPFVIAAIFLIIAGTYGSLSLQVASENIIMLVAAAIIGGYMALNIGANDVANNMGPAVGGKVLTVAAAVTIAAICESAGAILAGGDVVQTVAKGIINPGDGVTPSDFRDLMLSALFAAALWINLATYLNAPVSTTHSIVGGVMGAGIAGAGFGLVNWVTMSKIAASWVISPVFGGMVAAGLLLLIKVKILNVEDRKQAARKWVPILIGLMASAFAAYMAMKGLKKIWKPSTTAIIGYSIASFFIAWLLSVPYIAKRAEPLSNRKKHIYTLFNLPLVIGVSLLCFAHGANDVANAVGPLAAIVSTFSTTGVAAKVSIPLWVMIIGAAGLALGLLLFGPKLINTVGEKITRLNAPRAYCVALASAVTVLIATTLGLPVSSTHIAIGAIFGVGFLREFLENPDKKRLKRSHKLNATALDAFQNVNIRLRRKLVRRQFVLSIGAAWIITVPASATLAAMLFYVLQFLVSAA is encoded by the coding sequence ATGAAAAAGAACCAGCTGAAGCAATCCAATCGCTATATCAATGACCTGCGCCGAATGGACTATCAGCAAGGGCAGGTCAAATCCGCCCGGTCCGGTCTTCTGCCCTTTGTGATTGCGGCGATCTTTTTGATCATTGCCGGCACTTACGGCAGCTTGAGTTTGCAGGTTGCCAGCGAAAATATTATAATGCTGGTCGCTGCGGCGATTATTGGCGGCTATATGGCGCTAAATATCGGGGCGAATGACGTTGCCAATAATATGGGGCCAGCGGTTGGCGGAAAGGTGCTGACCGTTGCTGCTGCGGTTACAATTGCCGCTATTTGCGAGAGTGCTGGCGCGATTCTGGCTGGCGGTGATGTCGTCCAGACCGTTGCCAAGGGCATTATCAATCCGGGCGATGGCGTCACCCCGTCTGATTTCCGTGATTTGATGCTTAGCGCGCTTTTTGCAGCAGCGTTATGGATTAACCTCGCAACCTATTTAAATGCGCCTGTATCAACCACCCATTCAATTGTTGGCGGGGTTATGGGGGCAGGTATTGCTGGTGCTGGCTTTGGCTTGGTCAATTGGGTAACCATGTCAAAAATTGCGGCAAGCTGGGTCATCTCGCCAGTCTTTGGCGGCATGGTCGCAGCCGGCTTGTTGCTGTTGATCAAGGTCAAGATCCTTAATGTTGAAGATCGCAAACAGGCTGCCCGCAAATGGGTGCCAATTCTGATCGGCCTGATGGCAAGCGCTTTTGCCGCCTATATGGCAATGAAAGGGTTGAAGAAAATTTGGAAGCCATCAACCACCGCCATTATCGGCTATTCAATCGCGTCGTTCTTCATTGCGTGGCTGTTGTCGGTTCCCTATATCGCCAAGCGCGCCGAACCGCTGAGCAACCGCAAAAAGCATATCTACACATTGTTTAACCTGCCATTGGTGATCGGAGTATCACTTTTATGCTTTGCGCATGGGGCGAATGATGTGGCGAATGCTGTTGGCCCGCTTGCGGCAATTGTGTCCACATTTAGTACGACTGGGGTAGCCGCCAAGGTTTCTATCCCGCTTTGGGTCATGATTATTGGCGCAGCTGGTTTGGCCTTGGGCCTGCTGTTATTCGGGCCAAAGCTGATCAATACTGTTGGTGAGAAAATCACCCGCCTCAACGCCCCGCGCGCCTATTGTGTTGCGTTGGCATCGGCGGTAACCGTGCTGATTGCGACCACCCTTGGCCTGCCGGTCAGCTCGACCCATATCGCGATTGGCGCAATTTTTGGTGTTGGCTTCCTTCGCGAGTTTCTGGAAAACCCCGATAAAAAACGGCTGAAACGCTCGCATAAGCTGAACGCCACCGCACTTGATGCGTTTCAGAATGTCAATATAAGGCTTCGGCGCAAGCTGGTTCGGCGGCAATTCGTTCTCTCGATTGGCGCCGCATGGATCATCACCGTACCGGCATCGGCGACGCTGGCAGCTATGCTTTTTTACGTTTTGCAGTTTCTAGTATCAGCGGCTTAA
- a CDS encoding NUDIX hydrolase, whose product MDHKIGVIPFAISGDRVAIMFVTSQRRGRWILPKGNLKPDESHKKGCKREAFEEAGVKGRIMSELPMTHVVTKSSDGKLSQVAVTYYPMLVSKQVDEWPEQAKRERHWALLEDAERVTDREDFQQIIKQFAAIKPLILETAKRKKA is encoded by the coding sequence ATGGATCACAAGATTGGTGTCATACCGTTTGCTATTAGCGGTGACCGCGTTGCCATTATGTTTGTGACATCGCAACGCCGCGGCCGCTGGATTTTGCCAAAGGGCAATTTAAAGCCGGATGAAAGCCATAAAAAAGGCTGCAAGCGTGAAGCTTTTGAAGAGGCTGGCGTAAAAGGGCGAATCATGAGCGAACTGCCGATGACCCATGTCGTCACCAAAAGCAGCGATGGCAAGCTAAGCCAAGTCGCGGTTACCTATTACCCGATGCTGGTATCAAAGCAGGTTGACGAATGGCCGGAACAGGCAAAGCGTGAACGCCATTGGGCGTTGCTAGAAGATGCCGAGCGGGTGACCGACCGCGAAGATTTCCAACAGATTATTAAGCAGTTTGCGGCGATTAAGCCGCTGATACTAGAAACTGCAAAACGTAAAAAAGCATAG
- a CDS encoding class I SAM-dependent methyltransferase: MRDKDKYDRKDHPAAGAERASLGAPLRCDFVGGAVNHRLRFGGGRGQDLPKAAGLKPGVNPHIIDATAGLGRDAFLLASLGAIVTLIERSAEMHELLRDGMARAIDAGGITADIVGRMTLIHGDAITLLPTLSPEIVLVDPMHPARNKSALVKAEMRQIRALVGVDDDQTQLLQTALAHASKRVVLKWPAKAAAMAGIRAPSHQIIGKSVRYDVFMQPQSTMTKTATVTKTATVTKTATVTKTATVTKT; the protein is encoded by the coding sequence ATGCGCGACAAAGATAAATATGATCGCAAGGATCACCCTGCGGCCGGTGCCGAGCGTGCCTCACTTGGTGCGCCGCTTAGGTGTGATTTTGTTGGTGGGGCGGTTAATCACCGATTGCGCTTTGGCGGTGGGCGTGGGCAGGATTTGCCCAAGGCGGCAGGGCTTAAGCCCGGCGTTAATCCGCATATTATTGATGCGACTGCCGGGCTGGGCCGGGATGCGTTTTTGCTGGCCTCGCTTGGGGCGATTGTTACGCTGATTGAACGATCGGCAGAAATGCATGAATTATTGCGCGATGGTATGGCGCGGGCCATTGATGCAGGCGGGATTACTGCCGATATTGTTGGCCGTATGACGCTGATCCATGGTGATGCAATCACGCTTTTGCCAACCTTATCACCGGAAATTGTGCTGGTTGACCCGATGCATCCGGCACGCAATAAATCGGCCTTGGTAAAGGCGGAAATGCGCCAGATCCGCGCGCTTGTTGGTGTTGATGATGATCAGACCCAATTGCTGCAAACAGCGTTGGCGCACGCATCAAAGCGGGTTGTGCTGAAATGGCCGGCAAAAGCTGCTGCGATGGCGGGTATCCGCGCGCCCTCGCATCAAATAATCGGAAAATCGGTGCGCTATGATGTGTTTATGCAGCCGCAATCCACCATGACGAAAACTGCCACCGTGACGAAAACTGCCACCGTGACGAAAACTGCCACCGTGACGAAAACTGCCACCGTGACGAAAACATAA
- a CDS encoding aldo/keto reductase, translating to MEKRNFGNTGLAVSRLTFGCGAVGGLMTKGDAADQDRAVHWARDHGVNFFDTAASYGDGISEENLGRALNGKTDGLVISTKVGLGNADLADVNGVITRSLEASLKRLKLDHVDIFQLHNTLGRADFRGSLTIDQIMDAVVPAFDKLRDSGKVRFLGFTAKGEPDDVHRLIECGVFHSAQVFYNLLVPSAGEAVPAGYPSDDFRQLLNISADYGVGAIGVRVLAGGALSGSEERHPLGMAAVTPIGSDSDYKTDVERARQFLPLVEAGHADSLPELAIRYAISHPALPTTEIGIATLDELQQAASAVNKGPLSVDALAQIKTVQAGFVI from the coding sequence GTGGAAAAACGAAACTTTGGCAATACCGGTCTGGCCGTATCAAGATTGACCTTTGGGTGCGGAGCGGTTGGGGGACTGATGACCAAGGGCGATGCCGCCGATCAGGATCGTGCAGTTCACTGGGCCCGCGATCATGGCGTCAATTTCTTTGATACAGCGGCCAGTTATGGCGACGGCATTTCTGAGGAAAATCTTGGGCGCGCGCTAAATGGCAAAACGGACGGGCTGGTTATCAGCACCAAAGTTGGGCTTGGCAATGCCGATCTAGCTGATGTCAATGGTGTGATCACCCGTTCGCTCGAGGCGAGCCTGAAAAGACTCAAACTCGATCATGTCGACATATTCCAGCTGCATAACACGTTGGGCCGCGCCGATTTTCGCGGCAGTTTGACAATTGACCAGATCATGGATGCAGTCGTGCCCGCCTTTGACAAGCTGCGCGATAGTGGCAAAGTGCGGTTTCTGGGCTTTACCGCCAAGGGCGAGCCGGATGATGTGCATCGGCTAATCGAATGTGGCGTTTTTCATTCTGCGCAGGTTTTTTACAATTTGCTGGTGCCATCAGCTGGTGAGGCCGTTCCGGCAGGATATCCATCCGATGATTTTCGGCAATTGCTGAATATTTCAGCGGATTATGGGGTTGGTGCTATCGGCGTGCGCGTTCTGGCTGGTGGTGCCTTGTCGGGAAGCGAGGAACGGCACCCGCTTGGCATGGCGGCGGTGACGCCAATTGGATCGGACAGCGATTACAAAACCGATGTTGAACGCGCCCGTCAGTTTCTACCACTGGTTGAGGCTGGCCATGCGGACAGCCTGCCAGAGCTGGCGATACGCTATGCGATTTCGCATCCGGCATTGCCAACGACCGAGATCGGTATTGCGACGCTGGATGAATTGCAACAGGCGGCATCAGCGGTCAATAAAGGGCCATTATCAGTGGATGCGCTGGCGCAGATCAAAACCGTTCAAGCAGGTTTTGTGATCTAG
- a CDS encoding MFS transporter, which yields MPLHFFFFLGANAINYLVIAMLSVALGWHIYQSTGNPFHLALVGLMQVTPVFVFFFATGWIVDTFARKKILTCCALVDAVILAALTGVMLAETLNLFVLFALLFGHGSVMALYFPASQAIIPNIVPEAQIRRAIAFSSTVNNIAQTGGPLLAGLLIAAINVHIYAVMTGLMILSVLSYQLLPRLPRITPTPRSWEHIIGGLKFVRSNSIVLGAIALDLFIVLLGSVVTLLPIYAADILMIGPEQLGLLRGMPAFGAVFVGLLLASRPEMRGCGSKLFFALLIFGVSIVVFGLSTNFWLSMAALFIYGAADMVSVNIRLSLIQIATPDHLRGRVSAVNGIFISSSNEMGDVRAGSMAALLGPVGAVVIGGVMAIGVAIGGGLVFGKLRSLDKVNDAAPTVTSQKA from the coding sequence GTGCCACTTCATTTTTTCTTCTTTCTTGGCGCCAACGCGATCAATTATCTGGTGATTGCGATGCTGTCGGTTGCGCTTGGCTGGCATATATACCAAAGCACCGGCAATCCGTTTCATCTGGCGCTGGTTGGCCTAATGCAAGTCACGCCAGTTTTCGTTTTCTTTTTTGCAACTGGCTGGATTGTTGACACCTTTGCCCGCAAAAAGATTTTAACCTGCTGTGCGCTTGTTGATGCGGTTATTCTGGCAGCGCTGACTGGTGTGATGCTGGCCGAAACGTTAAACCTGTTCGTGCTATTTGCGCTGTTATTTGGACATGGCAGCGTGATGGCGCTGTATTTTCCGGCAAGCCAAGCGATCATTCCAAACATCGTTCCCGAAGCGCAAATCAGACGCGCCATCGCCTTTAGCTCAACGGTCAATAATATTGCCCAGACCGGCGGCCCGTTGCTGGCTGGCCTATTAATTGCGGCGATCAATGTCCATATTTATGCGGTAATGACTGGGCTGATGATACTGTCGGTGCTGAGTTATCAGCTATTGCCAAGACTGCCGCGCATCACGCCAACACCGCGTTCATGGGAACATATTATCGGTGGGCTAAAATTTGTCCGCTCAAACTCGATTGTGCTTGGCGCCATCGCGCTTGACCTGTTCATCGTGCTGCTTGGCAGTGTGGTAACGCTATTGCCGATTTATGCCGCTGATATTTTAATGATCGGGCCAGAACAGCTTGGCCTGTTACGCGGTATGCCGGCGTTTGGCGCGGTGTTTGTTGGCTTGCTTCTAGCCAGCCGACCAGAGATGCGCGGCTGCGGTAGCAAGCTGTTTTTTGCACTGTTAATCTTTGGCGTTTCGATTGTGGTGTTCGGCCTATCAACCAATTTCTGGCTGAGCATGGCGGCGCTGTTTATTTATGGCGCGGCAGATATGGTAAGCGTCAATATCCGACTTAGCCTCATTCAGATTGCCACGCCCGATCATTTGCGCGGACGGGTCAGCGCGGTAAATGGCATTTTTATCTCATCGTCAAATGAAATGGGCGATGTGCGCGCTGGCAGTATGGCGGCGCTGTTGGGGCCGGTTGGTGCAGTGGTCATTGGCGGGGTGATGGCGATTGGCGTTGCCATCGGCGGCGGGCTGGTTTTTGGCAAATTACGCAGCCTCGACAAGGTGAATGACGCCGCCCCCACCGTAACGTCGCAAAAGGCTTAG
- a CDS encoding NINE protein: MPSNNKSNESINADAKNNVTAHILLILLGWLGVHRFYIDARNSGVLMLALFLLSVLMLLANLGVAGFVALFFWWVLDVFTLHQLVQKRNAAPA, translated from the coding sequence ATGCCTAGCAACAACAAATCCAACGAATCTATAAACGCAGACGCCAAAAACAATGTCACCGCCCACATTTTGCTAATTCTGTTAGGCTGGCTGGGTGTTCACAGGTTTTATATCGACGCAAGAAATTCTGGCGTTTTGATGCTGGCACTTTTTTTACTGTCAGTTCTGATGCTGCTTGCCAATCTTGGCGTCGCCGGCTTTGTCGCTCTGTTTTTTTGGTGGGTTCTTGATGTTTTCACGCTTCACCAACTTGTGCAAAAGCGGAATGCAGCCCCTGCCTGA
- a CDS encoding cold-shock protein: MQKGNVAWFSAGKGFGFITPEGSSEDIYINIKIVRDAGFEALESGQAVGYETGEGQDGRPSVVKLTLL; the protein is encoded by the coding sequence ATGCAAAAAGGTAACGTCGCGTGGTTTAGTGCCGGCAAGGGCTTTGGATTTATTACGCCAGAAGGTTCATCCGAGGATATTTATATAAACATCAAAATCGTCAGGGATGCAGGCTTTGAAGCGCTGGAGAGCGGGCAAGCTGTCGGATATGAAACGGGTGAAGGACAGGACGGTAGGCCAAGCGTTGTAAAGCTCACGCTCCTCTAA